The genomic DNA GACGGCTTTAATACTGGAACATAACAACGCATGACGACACAGGCCCCACCTTCCAGTCTGCTCCCGCTTAACCCGGAGCAACTGGCCCGCCTGCAGGCGGCAACCACTGATTTTTCTCCAACCCAGCTGGCCTGGGTTTCTGGCTATTTCTGGGGCATGCTCAATCAGCATCCCGGCACGGTGACAACGGCCTCGCCCGTCGCGGCCGTTATCCCGGCCATCACCTTAATTTCTGCTTCCCAGACCGGCAACGCGCGTCGCGTGGCAGAGCAGCTTCGCGACGATCTGCTGGCGGAAAAACTGAACGTCAACCTGGTTAATGCCGGAGATTATAAATTCAAGCAAATCGCCGCCGAAAAACTGCTGGTTGTCGTCACCTCAACGCAGGGAGAGGGTGAGCCGCCGGAAGAGGCTGTTGCGCTACATAAGTTCCTGTTCTCGAAAAAAGCGCCGAAACTGAACGGTACTGCTTTTGCCGTGTTTGGCCTCGGTGACACCTCTTACGAATTTTTCTGCCAGTCCGGTAAAGACTTTGACAGCAAACTGGCGGAACTCGGCGGTGAGCGTCTGCTCGATCGCGTTGATTGTGATGTGGAGTACCAGACTGCGGCCACTCAGTGGCGCGCTCGTGTGGTGGAAGTGCTGAAGGCGCGTGCGCCTGTTGCCCCTGCGGCACAGACGGCTGTCGCGGCGACCGGGGCTTTCAACGAAGTTCACACCAGCCCGTACACCAAAGAAGCGCCGCTGACTGCGACGCTGTCAGTGAACCAGAAAATCACCAGCCGCGACTCGGAAAAAGATGTGCGTCATATCGAAATCGATCTTGGCGACTCTGGCTTGCGCTACCAGCCTGGCGATGCGCTCGGCGTCTGGTATCAGAACGATCCGGCGCTGGTCAAAGAACTGGTTGAACTGCTGTGGCTGAAAGGCGATGAGCCGGTGATGGTTGACGGTAAAACGCTGCCGCTGGCCGAGGCGTTGCAATGGCATTTTGAGCTGACGGTCAACACCGGCAACATCGTGGAAAATTACGCAACGCTGACCCGCAGCGAAAGCCTGCTGCCGTTAGTGGGCGATAAAGCCCAGCTCCAGCATTACGCCGCTACCACGCCGATTGTCGACATGGTGCGTTTTTCGCCGGCACAACTGGATGCCGATGCGCTGATCGGGCTGCTGCGCCCGCTGACGCCGCGCCTCTATTCCATCGCCTCTGCGCAGGCGGAAGTGGAAAGCGAAGTTCACGTCACCGTGGGTGTCGTACGCTATGACATAGAAGGCCGCACCCGCAGCGGTGGCGCGTCGGGCTTCCTTGCTGATCGCGTGGAAGAAGACGGGGAAGTGCGGGTGTTCATCGAGCACAACGATAACTTCCGCCTGCCTGCCAACCCGCAGACGCCAGTGATCATGATTGGCCCGGGCACCGGTATCGCGCCGTTCCGCGCCTTTATGCAACAGCGTGCCGCCGATGGTGCGGAAGGCAAAAACTGGCTGTTCTTTGGCAACCCACATTTTGTGGATGATTTCCTCTATCAGGTGGAATGGCAGCGCTACGTCAAAGAGGGCGTACTGAGCCGTATTGATCTCGCCTGGTCGAGAGACCAGAAAGAAAAAATCTACGTACAAGACAAACTGCGCGAACAGGGCGCTGAGCTGTGGCGCTGGATCAACGACGGTGCGCACATTTATGTCTGTGGCGACGCCAATCGCATGGCGAAAGATGTCGAACAGGCTTTATTGGACGTGATTGCCGAATTTGGCGCGATGGATGCCGAAGCGGCGGATGAATATTTAAGTGAGCTGCGCGTTGAGCGCCGTTATCAGCGAGATGTCTACTAATGAGCGAAAAACACCCAGGCCCTTTAGTGGTCGAAGGCAAACTGACCGATGCCGAGCGCATGAAAGTCGAAAGCAACTATCTGCGCGGGACGATTGCGGAAGATTTAAATGACGGCCTGACCGGCGGGTTTAACGGCGACAACTTTTTGCTGATCCGCTTTCATGGCATGTACCAGCAGGACGATCGCGATATTCGCGCCGAACGCGCTGAGCAGAAGCTGGAGCCGCGCATCGCGATGATGCTGCGCTGCCGCCTGCCGGGCGGGGTGATCACCACGAAACAGTGGAAGGCGATCGACAAGTTTGCCGGTGAAAACACGATTTACGGCAGCATTCGGTTGACCAACCGCCAGACGTTCCAGTATCACGGCCTGCTGAAGAAAAACGTCAAACCGGCGCATCAGATGCTGCACGAGGTGGGGCTGGACGCGCTGGCGACCGCCAACGACATGAACCGTAACGTGCTTTGTACGTCTAACCCGGTTGAGTCGCAACTGCATGCAGAAGCCTATGAGTGGGCGAAGAAAATCTCTGAGCACCTGCTGCCGCGTACTCGTGCTTATGCGGAAATCTGGCTCGATCAGGAAAAAGTGGCGACCACTGACGAAGAGCCCATTCTCGGCAAAACTTATCTGCCGCGTAAATTCAAAACCACGGTGGTGATCCCGCCGCAGAACGATATCGATCTGCACGCCAACGACATGAACTTCGTGGCGATTGCTGAAAACGGCAAGCTGGTGGGCTTTAACCTGCTGGTGGGCGGCGGTCTGTCCATCGAGCATGGCAACAAGAAAACCTATGCCCGCACCGCAAGCGAGTTTGGTTATCTGCCGCTGGAACATACGCTGGCGGTGGCGGAAGCGGTAGTCACGACCCAGCGCGACTGGGGTAACCGTACCGACCGTAAAAACGCGAAAACCAAATACACCCTGGAGCGCGTCGGCGTGGAAACCTTCAAAGCCGAAGTTGAGCGCCGCGCGGGGATCAAGTTCGAGCCGATCCGCCCGTATGAATTTACCGGTCGCGGCGAT from Trabulsiella odontotermitis includes the following:
- the cysJ gene encoding NADPH-dependent assimilatory sulfite reductase flavoprotein subunit; the protein is MTTQAPPSSLLPLNPEQLARLQAATTDFSPTQLAWVSGYFWGMLNQHPGTVTTASPVAAVIPAITLISASQTGNARRVAEQLRDDLLAEKLNVNLVNAGDYKFKQIAAEKLLVVVTSTQGEGEPPEEAVALHKFLFSKKAPKLNGTAFAVFGLGDTSYEFFCQSGKDFDSKLAELGGERLLDRVDCDVEYQTAATQWRARVVEVLKARAPVAPAAQTAVAATGAFNEVHTSPYTKEAPLTATLSVNQKITSRDSEKDVRHIEIDLGDSGLRYQPGDALGVWYQNDPALVKELVELLWLKGDEPVMVDGKTLPLAEALQWHFELTVNTGNIVENYATLTRSESLLPLVGDKAQLQHYAATTPIVDMVRFSPAQLDADALIGLLRPLTPRLYSIASAQAEVESEVHVTVGVVRYDIEGRTRSGGASGFLADRVEEDGEVRVFIEHNDNFRLPANPQTPVIMIGPGTGIAPFRAFMQQRAADGAEGKNWLFFGNPHFVDDFLYQVEWQRYVKEGVLSRIDLAWSRDQKEKIYVQDKLREQGAELWRWINDGAHIYVCGDANRMAKDVEQALLDVIAEFGAMDAEAADEYLSELRVERRYQRDVY
- the cysI gene encoding assimilatory sulfite reductase (NADPH) hemoprotein subunit — protein: MSEKHPGPLVVEGKLTDAERMKVESNYLRGTIAEDLNDGLTGGFNGDNFLLIRFHGMYQQDDRDIRAERAEQKLEPRIAMMLRCRLPGGVITTKQWKAIDKFAGENTIYGSIRLTNRQTFQYHGLLKKNVKPAHQMLHEVGLDALATANDMNRNVLCTSNPVESQLHAEAYEWAKKISEHLLPRTRAYAEIWLDQEKVATTDEEPILGKTYLPRKFKTTVVIPPQNDIDLHANDMNFVAIAENGKLVGFNLLVGGGLSIEHGNKKTYARTASEFGYLPLEHTLAVAEAVVTTQRDWGNRTDRKNAKTKYTLERVGVETFKAEVERRAGIKFEPIRPYEFTGRGDRIGWVKGIDDKWHLTLFIENGRILDYPGRPLKTGLLEIAKVHKGDFRLTANQNLIVAGVPESQKAKIEKLARAHGLMDAVKPQRENSMACVSFPTCPLAMAEAERFLPSFVDKVEAVMGKHGVGDDHIVLRVTGCPNGCGRAMLAEIGLVGKAPGRYNLHIGGNRAGTRIPRMYRENITESEILDNIDELVGRWAKEREAEEGFGDFTVRAGIIRPVLDPARDFWE